One region of Deltaproteobacteria bacterium genomic DNA includes:
- the fmt gene encoding methionyl-tRNA formyltransferase produces MRIVYMGTPACAAASLEALLDGPDEVVGVVTQPDRPSGRGQTTTPSPVRQAAERRGIPVLTPVKMKDPGLLERLAAWRPDLVAVVAYGRILPQTILDLAPLGCVNVHYSLLPKYRGAAPMQWAILQGEAVTGVTTMRLVAEMDAGPVLLGETVAMDPGETVPTLEAKLVPVGGRLLLRTLAGLEQGTLAARPQDPAGVTFAPMLKKEDGLIDWTRPALEVERRVRAFTPWPSAFTYWQGKLVKVHGASLADGAREPEQPGTVLRADAAGLCVAAGAGELLLTELQMEGRKRMPAAAFLRGAGLRPGMRFERGPR; encoded by the coding sequence ATGCGCATCGTTTACATGGGCACGCCGGCCTGCGCCGCGGCATCGCTGGAAGCTTTGCTCGACGGTCCCGACGAGGTCGTGGGTGTGGTCACGCAGCCCGATCGGCCCTCGGGCCGGGGCCAGACCACCACTCCCTCACCCGTGCGGCAGGCGGCGGAGCGCCGCGGCATTCCGGTGTTGACGCCCGTGAAGATGAAGGACCCGGGCCTGCTGGAGCGGCTGGCGGCCTGGCGCCCGGACCTCGTGGCGGTGGTGGCCTACGGGCGCATCCTGCCGCAAACGATCCTGGACCTGGCGCCCCTGGGCTGCGTCAACGTCCACTACTCCCTGCTCCCCAAGTACCGCGGCGCGGCGCCCATGCAGTGGGCGATCCTCCAGGGCGAGGCGGTCACCGGGGTCACCACCATGCGGCTCGTGGCGGAGATGGACGCCGGTCCGGTTCTGCTGGGGGAAACGGTTGCCATGGACCCCGGCGAGACCGTGCCTACCCTGGAAGCGAAGCTCGTGCCGGTGGGGGGACGGCTACTGCTGCGCACGTTGGCCGGCCTCGAACAGGGAACTCTTGCCGCGCGCCCGCAGGACCCCGCCGGGGTGACCTTCGCCCCCATGCTGAAGAAGGAGGACGGCCTGATCGACTGGACCCGGCCGGCGTTGGAGGTCGAGCGGCGCGTCCGCGCCTTCACGCCATGGCCCTCGGCGTTCACCTACTGGCAGGGGAAGTTGGTGAAGGTCCACGGCGCGAGTCTGGCGGACGGTGCGCGCGAGCCGGAACAGCCGGGAACGGTGTTGCGCGCGGACGCCGCCGGCCTTTGCGTGGCCGCCGGTGCCGGCGAACTGCTCCTCACCGAACTGCAGATGGAGGGGCGCAAACGCATGCCGGCCGCCGCCTTCCTGCGGGGCGCCGGTTTGCGCCCGGGCATGCGGTTCGAGCGCGGGCCACGCTAG